The Paenibacillus sp. BIC5C1 DNA segment CTCCCAGTACATCCGTATGGTCCATACCGATATTGGTAATGACAGATACGACGGGTGTAACAATATTCGTTACGTCCATCCTTCCCCCGAGCCCTGTCTCCCATACCACAATGTCCGGGTAGCACTCTTCCGCATAATACAGAAGGGCGAGTGCTGTAGATACCTCAAACATAGTAGGTGATCCAAGGGGAGTTGAAGCCATCTCTTGAACCAATGGATACAGGCGGTTTGAAAGTTTGAGCAACGTTTCTTCCGGGATATCCTCACCGTTGTACTGAAAACGGTTTGTGAATTTGGTGATATAAGGGGACGTAAACGTTCCAACATCATATCCCGCCTGAAGAAGCACTGACGTCAAAAAAGCGCAAGTCGAACCTTTGCCGTTCGTTCCCGCGACATGAATAAATTTGAGACGCTGGTGAGGATTGCCCAGCAATGACATCAATCCCTCGATTCGTTCCAATCCAGGTCGGATGCCAAAAGGAATAAGGCCATTGATCCAGTTCACGGCCTCGTCATAAGTAAGTAAAGGAGATGCTATTTCTGTCCCGTTAAGTTCCGTCATATGATTCACCTTCGGTTTGAGTTTGGTTGAAAAAAGCGGCCGGATGGCGCATAAGCACTCCATCCGACCCGAATATATTAACCTTTCAGTTCCTTGATTCGTGCAATCACCTTATCCCGTTTATCGGAATAATCCGCTTGCTTGGCGCGTTCTTCCTCGATAACCTTGGCAGGAGCCTTGGCAACAAAGCCTTCGTTCGCCAACTTTTTCTCCACACGGAGTACTTCGCCCTCAAGGTTCTGCAACTCTTTCTCCAGACGAGCCACTTCCTGATCAATATCAATAAGACCCGCCAGCGGCAAATACAGCTCAGCCCCAGTAATGACAGCAGTCATCGCTTTATCCGGTGAGCTCAGATCCAGGCCGCTGTCGAACTCGGACGTATTACAGAAACGTTTGATGTAATGGCTGTTGCGTTCAATGATGCTGGATGTCTCTGCGTTGTTCGCTTTTACCATCAATTCAATTTTCTTGCTCATTGGTACATTTACTTCTGCACGGATGTTTCGCACTGCACGAATGGTATCCATAAGCAGGTTCATCTCAGCAACCGCTTCTGGATTTTCCAATGCAGGGTCATACACCGGCCAGGAAGCCAACGTAATCGTCTCGCCTTCATGCGGCAGATGCTGCCAGATCTCTTCAGAAATGTACGGCATGAACGGATGAATCAGGCGCATAGTCTGATCCAGCACATAAGCAAGCACCGATTGTGTTTTCTTCTTGGCAACCGGATCTTCCCCGTAGAAGGACAACTTCGCAAATTCAATATACCAGTCACACAGGTCATCCCAAATAAAGTTATACAGCAAACGGCCTGTTTCTCCAAATTCATATGCTTCGATTAGACGCGTAATATCACGAGAAGTTTCGTTCAGGCGGTGCAAAATCCAATAATCCGCTGTTCCGAGGTCTCCACTAATATCACGATCTTCATAGGTGAAGCCTTCCAGATTCATCAGGGCGAAGCGTGATGCATTCCAGATTTTATTCGCAAAGTTACGAGCCTGTTCAACCCGCTCCCAACGGAAACGGAGATCCTGTCCTGGAGTGCTGCTAGTGGAGATCATGTAACGCATTGCATCCGCACCATATTTCTCAATCACATCCAACGGATCAACACCATTGCCGAGCGATTTGGACATCTTGCGTCCGTCTGCATCACGAACAAGACCATGCATCAGCACATCCTTGAACGGAACCTCTTCCGTGAACTCCAGAGCGGTAAAGATCATGCGTGCCACCCAGAAATAAATAATGTCATACCCTGTTACGAGTACACTTGTCGGGTAATAACGTTTCAGATCTTCCGTGTCTTCCGGCCAGCCTAATGTAGAGAACGGCCATAATGCGGAGCTGAACCATGTATCCAGAACGTCTTCATCCTGTCTCAGCTTGCGTCCAGCGTATTCTGGCAATGTTGTCGGATCTTCAGCAGATACAATAACTTCTCCAGTCTCCTCGTCATACCAGGCAGGAATGCGATGACCCCACCACAATTGACGAGAGATACACCAGTCACGAACATTCTCGATCCAGTTCAGATACGTTCTCTCAAAACGGTCCGGAACAAAACGAACTCCTTCACCGCTTTGTTGCTTCTCAATCGCTTTTTCCGCGAGCGGCTTCATCTCAACAAACCACTGTGTCGACAAATACGGCTCAACGACAGCTCCTGTCCGTTCGCTGTGTCCAACCTGATGCGTATGATCCTCGATGTTGATCAATACGCCCTGTTCTTGCAGGTCGGCAACAATCTGCTTACGGCAGTCGCTGCGATCCAGTCCCTGATATTTGCCTGCTTCGGCATTCATCGTACCCGTCTCATCCATCACCGTAATCTGTGGCAGATCATGACGAAGACCTACTTCGAAGTCATTTGGATCATGAGCAGGCGTAATTTTCACGGCCCCACTTCCGAAATCTTTATCTACGTACTCATCTGCAATAACCGGAATTTCGCGTCCGATGATAGGCAGAACAAGCACCTTGCCGATCATATCCGCGTAACGCTCATCCTTCGGATGAACAGCAACTGCCGTATCTCCCAGCATCGTTTCCGGGCGAGTTGTCGCTACTGTAACATACCCACTTCCGTCTTTGAGCGGATAACGCAGATGGTACAAGTGACCCTGAACTTCTTTATATTCAACCTCAATGTCGGACAGTGCAGTCCGGTTCACCGGGTCCCAGTTAATGATTCGTTTGCCTCGATAAATGAGGCCTTTTTCATACAGTTGAACAAACACTTTACGTACAGCCTGGGATAGACCTTCGTCCAGTGTAAAACGTTCACGCGAGTAATCGAGCGACAAGCCCATTTTGCCCCATTGCTGACGAATGGTTGTTGCATATTGCTCTTTCCAGTCCCACACCTTCTCCAAGAACTTTTCGCGTCCCAGATCATAACGAGTCTGACCTTCTTCACGCAATTTCTGCTCCACTTTGGTTTGGGTAGCAATCCCCGCATGGTCAGAACCTGGCAGCCACAGTGCATCATAGCCCTGCATCCGCTTAGTACGAATCAGAATGTCTTGCAGTGTGAAATCGAGCGCATGCCCGATATGGAGCATTCCGGTTACGTTCGGGGGTGGGATTACAATCGTATAAGGTTCAGCATCTTTACGCTGGCCAGCCTTAAAATATCCATTTTCCATCCAAGTGGAATACCATTTTTGTTCCGCAGCTTTCGGATCATATGTGGTTGGCATTTCTGTTGCAGCTGAATTTTTTTGTTCAGACATGTGTCATTCCTCCGTTACTTATTCATCATCGCCAAAAAACAAAAAAACCTTTCATCCATCAAAGGACGAAAGGTTAGCTTTCGCGGTACCACCTTTGTTTCACGCAGATAGAAAGACAGACTACCCCTTCTGTACTTACGTGACACTTCAAGCAGATAACGGCTGCGACCGGCCCATCCTACCTCAGGAATGAATGATACTAAAGTTACTCATCCCTTGTATTCAAACAGGCAACTCCCGGGCGACTTCGATCAGTTGGTTCCTACGGAATTTCCCAGCGCTACAATCCCGCTCTCTGAAAGGTCATACTGTCTACTACTCCCGATCCACGTTGTTCTTCAAAAAACCTAAACACATCATACCCTGCCCGTGCCCG contains these protein-coding regions:
- a CDS encoding valine--tRNA ligase, with amino-acid sequence MSEQKNSAATEMPTTYDPKAAEQKWYSTWMENGYFKAGQRKDAEPYTIVIPPPNVTGMLHIGHALDFTLQDILIRTKRMQGYDALWLPGSDHAGIATQTKVEQKLREEGQTRYDLGREKFLEKVWDWKEQYATTIRQQWGKMGLSLDYSRERFTLDEGLSQAVRKVFVQLYEKGLIYRGKRIINWDPVNRTALSDIEVEYKEVQGHLYHLRYPLKDGSGYVTVATTRPETMLGDTAVAVHPKDERYADMIGKVLVLPIIGREIPVIADEYVDKDFGSGAVKITPAHDPNDFEVGLRHDLPQITVMDETGTMNAEAGKYQGLDRSDCRKQIVADLQEQGVLINIEDHTHQVGHSERTGAVVEPYLSTQWFVEMKPLAEKAIEKQQSGEGVRFVPDRFERTYLNWIENVRDWCISRQLWWGHRIPAWYDEETGEVIVSAEDPTTLPEYAGRKLRQDEDVLDTWFSSALWPFSTLGWPEDTEDLKRYYPTSVLVTGYDIIYFWVARMIFTALEFTEEVPFKDVLMHGLVRDADGRKMSKSLGNGVDPLDVIEKYGADAMRYMISTSSTPGQDLRFRWERVEQARNFANKIWNASRFALMNLEGFTYEDRDISGDLGTADYWILHRLNETSRDITRLIEAYEFGETGRLLYNFIWDDLCDWYIEFAKLSFYGEDPVAKKKTQSVLAYVLDQTMRLIHPFMPYISEEIWQHLPHEGETITLASWPVYDPALENPEAVAEMNLLMDTIRAVRNIRAEVNVPMSKKIELMVKANNAETSSIIERNSHYIKRFCNTSEFDSGLDLSSPDKAMTAVITGAELYLPLAGLIDIDQEVARLEKELQNLEGEVLRVEKKLANEGFVAKAPAKVIEEERAKQADYSDKRDKVIARIKELKG